From Chromohalobacter canadensis, one genomic window encodes:
- a CDS encoding TrkH family potassium uptake protein — protein sequence MAVIHPRIKRSLAVSAPVVRILAVLLAVLAILMIVPLGVLTLEGDPDRMAFLLSIAVVAGSACLMWFVTHGVEILLRPRQMFILTTLSWVLVSACASLPLILGAPQLSFTDAVFESISAITTTGSTVLVGIDGLSDGLKLWRGLMQWLGGIGIIVMAIAILPFLKVGGMRLFQTESSDWSDKVLPRAGGIAKASGAIYLAGTLMAMLTYWLAGMTPLDAVVHAMSSMATGGFANSDASFGVYHDRPLILWLASFFMLCGALPFVLFIRALRDTPQVLWRDQQVRGLLWLLGVVILGLTVYRVAGGASFFEALTQVAFNVISVVTTTGYASDDYTQWGPLVVAAFFYLTFVGGCSGSTSGGMKIFRFQIGAIMLFTQLRHLVHAQGVFAQRYNGNPLSDEVVRGVIAFSFFFFLTIAGLALGLALLGLDLVTALSGAATAVANVGPGLGPIIGPAGNFSSLPDAAKWLLSLGMLMGRLEILTVLVLLTPTFWRK from the coding sequence GTGGCGGTGATTCACCCACGCATCAAGCGGAGCCTAGCGGTGTCCGCCCCAGTGGTCAGGATTCTGGCGGTGTTGCTTGCCGTGCTGGCGATCTTGATGATCGTGCCGCTCGGCGTGCTTACCCTGGAGGGTGACCCCGACCGCATGGCGTTCTTGCTGTCGATCGCTGTCGTGGCTGGTTCTGCGTGCCTCATGTGGTTCGTGACTCATGGGGTCGAGATACTGCTGCGACCGCGTCAGATGTTCATCCTCACCACCTTGAGCTGGGTGCTGGTGAGTGCGTGTGCCAGCTTGCCGCTGATATTGGGTGCGCCGCAGCTTTCTTTCACCGATGCCGTTTTCGAGTCCATCTCGGCGATCACCACCACCGGATCGACGGTGTTGGTGGGCATCGATGGCCTCTCCGATGGCTTGAAGCTGTGGCGCGGCCTCATGCAGTGGCTGGGCGGCATCGGCATCATCGTGATGGCGATCGCCATCTTGCCGTTCCTCAAGGTCGGGGGCATGCGCCTTTTTCAGACCGAGTCGTCGGACTGGTCGGACAAGGTGCTGCCACGCGCCGGCGGTATCGCCAAGGCGAGTGGTGCAATCTACCTGGCCGGCACCCTGATGGCGATGTTGACATACTGGCTAGCGGGGATGACACCGCTGGATGCCGTCGTGCATGCCATGAGTTCCATGGCCACCGGAGGCTTTGCCAACTCGGATGCATCCTTCGGTGTCTATCATGATCGCCCGCTGATCCTGTGGTTAGCCTCGTTCTTCATGTTGTGTGGTGCGCTACCGTTCGTGCTGTTCATCCGCGCGCTGCGCGATACGCCTCAGGTGCTCTGGCGTGACCAACAGGTGCGGGGATTGCTGTGGCTGTTGGGTGTCGTGATCCTAGGATTGACCGTGTATCGCGTCGCCGGGGGCGCCTCTTTCTTCGAGGCGTTGACCCAGGTGGCCTTCAATGTCATCTCGGTGGTGACCACCACTGGCTATGCGTCCGACGACTATACCCAGTGGGGGCCGCTGGTCGTCGCCGCATTCTTTTACCTCACCTTCGTTGGCGGCTGTAGCGGGTCCACGAGTGGCGGCATGAAAATATTCCGCTTTCAGATCGGCGCCATCATGCTGTTCACGCAGTTGCGCCATCTGGTGCACGCCCAGGGGGTCTTCGCGCAACGCTATAATGGCAACCCGTTGAGCGACGAGGTCGTACGCGGGGTCATTGCCTTTTCTTTCTTTTTCTTCCTGACGATTGCGGGGCTGGCGCTGGGTTTGGCGCTGCTGGGGCTGGATCTGGTGACCGCGCTGTCGGGAGCGGCCACCGCCGTGGCCAATGTCGGCCCCGGACTGGGGCCGATCATCGGACCGGCGGGGAATTTCTCATCGTTGCCCGACGCCGCCAAGTGGCTTCTGAGCTTGGGCATGTTGATGGGGCGCCTGGAAATCCTCACCGTATTGGTGCTGTTGACGCCCACGTTCTGGCGGAAGTGA